In Quercus lobata isolate SW786 chromosome 12, ValleyOak3.0 Primary Assembly, whole genome shotgun sequence, a genomic segment contains:
- the LOC115972574 gene encoding pleiotropic drug resistance protein 1-like isoform X1 — MEVVSRSTQEEVDEESLKWAAIQKLPTERRIRRGILTEEDEEAKEVDIKSLGLQQLKNLLERLVKNGQEEDNEKFELKLKNRFDRVGIEIPKIEVRFDSLNVDTEAYVGSRALPTLLNFTINFFEGLSNYFHIIQGRKKPFSILRDVSGIIKPGRMTLLLGPPNSGKTTLLLALAGRLSSDLKFSGRVTYNGHGMEDFVPQRASAYISQHDEHIGEMTVRETLAFSARCQGVGPRYEMLAELSRREKEANIKPDPDIDILMKAVSLEGQEANVITEYILKILGLESCADTMVGDEMRRGISGGQRKRVTVGEMLVGPARALFMDEISTGLDSSTTFQIVNSLRQAIHTLEGTAVISLLQPAPETYDLFDDIILLSDGQVVYQGPREIALEFFESMGFKCPERKGVADFLQEVTSRKDQQQYWANKDIPYAYITVKEFADAFQSFHIGQKLGDELAIPFDKAKGHPAALTTKKYGVGKKELLKACISRELLLMKRNSFFYIFKMVQLIVVALLMMTLYLQTKKHRNTATTGQIVMGALFFTICTIMFNGFAELAMTILKLPVFYKQRDLLFYPSWSYAVPTWILKIPITFVEVAIWVSMTYYVVGFEPNFTRFLKQYFLLVCINQMASGLFRFIAALGRNMTVANTFGTFGLLLVIVLGGFVLSRDEVKKWWAWGYWISPMMYGQNAIAVNEFLGKSWKHVLPNNTEPLGIMVLKSHGLFREENWFWLGVGASIGFVFLFNFLFTLALSYLHPFGKPQAVILEENSVEKHSDGKEKYIELSHNERTSPERGADFQRSLSSESSFAARSSSNEVNQNKKQGMVLPFEPRSITFDDISYAVDMHQGMKAQDVTENRLKLLKGVSGAFRPGVLTALMGVSGAGKTTLMDVLAGRKTGGYIEGSIMISGYTKKQETFARISGYCEQTDIHSPHITVYESLFYSAWLRLPLEVDNTTKKMFVEEIMDLVELTSLRESIVGLPSINGLSTEQRKRLTIATELVANPSIIFMDEPTSGLDARAAAIVMRTVRNTVDTGRTVVCTIHQPSIDIFDAFDELYLLKSGGEEIYVGPIGHRASLLISYFEGIWGVKKIRDGINPATWMLEVTTAAQEAALGVNFSDVYNNSELYRRNKAMIKELSKPQPMSKELHFPTQYSQSFWTQCKACLWKQHWSYWRNPQYSAVRLLFSTFIALMFGTMFWDLGSKRRRQQDIFNAVGSMYASSLFIGIQNAALVQPVVGVERTVFYRERAAGMYSALPYAFGQLMIELPYVFAQAVIYGAIVYAMIGFESTVTKFFWYLFFTYFTFLYFTFFGMMTLAITPNYNIAAVVASFFYTMWDLFSGFILPITYIPVWWSWYYWACPFAWTMYGLIASQFGDIKDRLDSGQTVEEFLRSYFGFRNDFLGVVSIVTVGITVLFGVSFAFSIKALNFQKR; from the exons ATGGAAGTGGTTTCGAGGTCTACTCAAGAGGAAGTTGACGAAGAATCTCTGAAATGGGCTGCTATACAGAAACTGCCAACTGAGCGTCGTATAAGGAGAGGTATATTaactgaagaagatgaagaagcaaAAGAAGTTGATATCAAAAGTCTTGGGTTGCAACAATTGAAGAACTTGTTGGAGAGGCTTGTGAAAAATGGCCAGGAGGAAGATAATGAGAAGTTCGAGCTGAAGCTCAAGAACCGCTTTGATCG AGTTGGTATTGAAATTCCGAAAATTGAAGTCCGGTTCGACAGCCTAAATGTAGATACCGAAGCTTATGTTGGAAGCAGAGCTTTACCTACACTATTAAACTTCACTATAAATTTCTTTGAG gGGTTGTcgaattattttcatataattcAAGGTAGAAAGAAACCATTTTCAATTCTTCGTGATGTCAGTGGAATAATCAAGCCTGGCAG GATGACACTTCTTTTAGGCCCCCCAAACTCGGGGAAGACCACATTGCTATTGGCTTTGGCAGGAAGACTTAGTTCTGATCTCAAA ttttcagggAGAGTTACATATAATGGCCATGGAATGGAAGATTTTGTTCCCCAAAGGGCATCAGCTTATATAAGTCAACATGATGAACATATAGGAGAAATGACAGTGAGAGAAACATTGGCATTCTCGGCTAGATGTCAAGGGGTCGGGCCTCGTTATG AAATGTTGGCAGAATTGtcaagaagagaaaaggagGCAAACATTAAGCCAGATCCtgatattgatattttaatgaag GCTGTTTCACTGGAAGGGCAGGAAGCGAATGTGATTACTGAGTATATTCTCAAA ATTTTGGGATTGGAAAGCTGTGCTGACACTATGGTAGGGGATGAAATGCGAAGAGGTATCTCTGGTGGACAAAGAAAGCGAGTGACAGTAG gGGAGATGCTGGTTGGACCAGCAAGGGCGCTTTTCATGGATGAGATATCAACTGGCTTGGACAGCTCAACAACTTTTCAGATTGTGAATTCACTCAGACAGGCAATTCACACTCTTGAAGGGACAGCAGTGATCTCACTCCTCCAGCCAGCACCAGAAACGTATGACCTATTTGATGACATAATTCTCCTGTCAGACGGGCAAGTGGTATATCAAGGTCCCCGTGAAATTGCACTGGAGTTTTTTGAATCTATGGGCTTCAAATGTCCAGAGAGAAAAGGAGTTGCAGACTTCTTACAAGAA GTGACATCAAGGAAAGATCAACAACAGTATTGGGCTAATAAAGACATACCTTATGCTTACATTACTGTCAAGGAATTTGCTGATGCATTTCAGTCATTTCACATTGGTCAGAAACTAGGTGACGAGCTTGCCATTCCATTTGACAAGGCCAAGGGCCACCCTGCTGCTTTGACAACTAAGAAATACGGTGTTGGAAAGAAAGAACTGTTAAAAGCCTGCATATCAAGAGAATTATTGCTGATGAAGAGAAACTCATTCTTCTATATTTTCAAAATGGTTCAG cTTATTGTTGTGGCTCTGTTGATGATGACATTATATCTACAAACTAAGAAGCATCGAAATACTGCAACTACTGGTCAAATTGTTATGGGTGCCCTGTTCTTTACAATATGCACAATAATGTTTAATGGATTCGCAGAGCTTGCCATGACCATCTTGAAACTTCCTGTCTTTTACAAGCAAAGGGACCTTCTCTTTTATCCTTCATGGTCATATGCAGTACCCACATGGATCCTCAAGATTCCAATCACATTTGTAGAAGTAGCCATTTGGGTGTCGATGACTTATTATGTTGTAGGCTTTGAACCAAACTTCACGCG GTTTCTCAAACAATACTTTCTACTTGTGTGCATCAACCAAATGGCTTCTGGACTGTTTCGATTTATTGCAGCACTAGGAAGGAATATGACTGTTGCAAACACGTTTGGAACTTTTGGGCTGCTTCTAGTTATTGTTCTGGGTGGATTTGTTCTGTCAAGag ATGAAGTTAAAAAATGGTGGGCATGGGGTTACTGGATCTCACCTATGATGTATGGCCAGAATGCTATAGCAGTGAATGAATTCTTAGGGAAGAGTTGGAAGCAT gTTCTTCCTAATAACACAGAGCCACTGGGAATTATGGTCTTGAAGTCTCATGGACTATTCCGAGAAGAAAATTGGTTTTGGCTTGGAGTAGGAGCTtcaattggatttgtttttctattcaattttcttttcacctTGGCTCTATCTTATCTCCACC CTTTTGGAAAGCCTCAGGCAGTTATATTAGAAGAAAACTCAGTTGAAAAACATAGTGAcggaaaagaaaagtacattgAACTATCACACAATGAAAGGACCTCGCCTG AAAGAGGAGCTGACTTTCAGAGAAGTTTGTCATCAGAATCATCATttgcagcaagaagcagtaGCAATGAAGTTAATCAGAACAAGAAACAAGGAATGGTTCTTCCATTCGAACCCCGTTCTATCACCTTTGATGATATCAGCTATGCAGTGGACATGCATCAG GGAATGAAAGCTCAAGATGTGACAGAAAATCGACTAAAACTTCTGAAGGGTGTGAGTGGTGCTTTCAGGCCAGGAGTCCTCACAGCTCTAATGGGTGTTAgtggtgctgggaagacaacTCTAATGGATGTTTTGGCTGGGAGGAAAACTGGTGGGTACATCGAAGGTAGCATCATGATATCTGGATACACAAAGAAGCAGGAAACTTTTGCTCGCATATCAGGTTACTGTGAGCAAACGGACATCCACTCTCCTCACATTACGGTGTACGAGTCACTGTTTTACTCTGCATGGCTTCGTCTACCTCTTGAAGTTGATAATACAACCAAAAAG ATGTTTGTTGAGGAAATCATGGACCTTGTGGAGCTGACCTCATTGAGGGAATCAATTGTTGGATTGCCTAGCATTAATGGTCTCTCAACTGAGCAGCGCAAGAGGCTGACAATTGCAACTGAGCTAGTTGCAAACCCATCTATAATATTCATGGATGAGCCAACCTCAGGTCTTGATGCCAGGGCAGCAGCAATAGTGATGAGAACAGTGAGGAACACAGTAGACACTGGAAGAACTGTGGTGTGCACTATCCACCAGCCAAGCATTGATATATTTGATGCCTTTGATGAG CTATATCTTTTGAAAAGTGGAGGAGAAGAAATATATGTCGGCCCAATAGGCCACCGTGCTTCACTTTTGATCAGTTACTTTGAG GGAATCTGGggagttaaaaaaattagagacgGAATTAACCCAGCCACATGGATGTTGGAAGTGACAACTGCAGCACAAGAAGCAGCTTTGGGTGTTAATTTTTCCGATGTATACAATAATTCAGAACTATACAG GAGAAACAAAGCAATGATCAAAGAACTCAGTAAACCTCAGCCAATGTCAAAAGAACTGCACTTCCCAACTCAATACTCACAATCATTTTGGACCCAGTGTAAGGCTTGCCTATGGAAACAGCACTGGTCATATTGGCGAAACCCACAGTACAGTGCAGTAAGGCTATTATTCTCAACTTTCATAGCTTTAATGTTTGGAACAATGTTCTGGGACCTTGGCTCCAAAAG GAGAAGGCAGCAAGACATTTTCAATGCAGTAGGTTCCATGTATGCTTCTTCTCTATTTATTGGGATTCAGAATGCTGCATTGGTGCAGCCAGTAGTGGGTGTTGAGAGAACAGTTTTCTACCGAGAAAGAGCAGCTGGAATGTATTCTGCTTTACCATATGCCTTTGGACAG CTTATGATTGAGCTCCCATACGTTTTCGCTCAGGCTGTCATATATGGAGCGATAGTATATGCCATGATTGGATTTGAGAGCACAGTAACAAAGTTCTTTTGGTATCTCTTCTTTACATACTTCACCTTCTTGTATTTCACATTCTTTGGAATGATGACATTAGCCATCACTCCAAACTATAACATAGCTGCTGTAGTTGCTTCTTTCTTCTATACAATGTGGGACCTCTTCTCAGGATTTATCCTTCCAATAACT TATATACCTGTTTGGTGGAGCTGGTACTATTGGGCATGTCCTTTCGCTTGGACAATGTATGGATTGATTGCTTCACAGTTTGGAGACATCAAAGACAGGCTTGATTCTGGTCAAACAGTAGAAGAATTTCTTAGGAGTTATTTTGGTTTTAGAAATGACTTCCTAGGAGTGGTTTCAATTGTGACTGTAGGAATCACAGTGCTCTTTGGAGTCAGTTTTGCCTTTTCAATAAAGGCTCTCAACTTCCAGAAAAGATGA
- the LOC115972574 gene encoding pleiotropic drug resistance protein 1-like isoform X2: MAVSLEGQEANVITEYILKILGLESCADTMVGDEMRRGISGGQRKRVTVGEMLVGPARALFMDEISTGLDSSTTFQIVNSLRQAIHTLEGTAVISLLQPAPETYDLFDDIILLSDGQVVYQGPREIALEFFESMGFKCPERKGVADFLQEVTSRKDQQQYWANKDIPYAYITVKEFADAFQSFHIGQKLGDELAIPFDKAKGHPAALTTKKYGVGKKELLKACISRELLLMKRNSFFYIFKMVQLIVVALLMMTLYLQTKKHRNTATTGQIVMGALFFTICTIMFNGFAELAMTILKLPVFYKQRDLLFYPSWSYAVPTWILKIPITFVEVAIWVSMTYYVVGFEPNFTRFLKQYFLLVCINQMASGLFRFIAALGRNMTVANTFGTFGLLLVIVLGGFVLSRDEVKKWWAWGYWISPMMYGQNAIAVNEFLGKSWKHVLPNNTEPLGIMVLKSHGLFREENWFWLGVGASIGFVFLFNFLFTLALSYLHPFGKPQAVILEENSVEKHSDGKEKYIELSHNERTSPERGADFQRSLSSESSFAARSSSNEVNQNKKQGMVLPFEPRSITFDDISYAVDMHQGMKAQDVTENRLKLLKGVSGAFRPGVLTALMGVSGAGKTTLMDVLAGRKTGGYIEGSIMISGYTKKQETFARISGYCEQTDIHSPHITVYESLFYSAWLRLPLEVDNTTKKMFVEEIMDLVELTSLRESIVGLPSINGLSTEQRKRLTIATELVANPSIIFMDEPTSGLDARAAAIVMRTVRNTVDTGRTVVCTIHQPSIDIFDAFDELYLLKSGGEEIYVGPIGHRASLLISYFEGIWGVKKIRDGINPATWMLEVTTAAQEAALGVNFSDVYNNSELYRRNKAMIKELSKPQPMSKELHFPTQYSQSFWTQCKACLWKQHWSYWRNPQYSAVRLLFSTFIALMFGTMFWDLGSKRRRQQDIFNAVGSMYASSLFIGIQNAALVQPVVGVERTVFYRERAAGMYSALPYAFGQLMIELPYVFAQAVIYGAIVYAMIGFESTVTKFFWYLFFTYFTFLYFTFFGMMTLAITPNYNIAAVVASFFYTMWDLFSGFILPITYIPVWWSWYYWACPFAWTMYGLIASQFGDIKDRLDSGQTVEEFLRSYFGFRNDFLGVVSIVTVGITVLFGVSFAFSIKALNFQKR; the protein is encoded by the exons ATG GCTGTTTCACTGGAAGGGCAGGAAGCGAATGTGATTACTGAGTATATTCTCAAA ATTTTGGGATTGGAAAGCTGTGCTGACACTATGGTAGGGGATGAAATGCGAAGAGGTATCTCTGGTGGACAAAGAAAGCGAGTGACAGTAG gGGAGATGCTGGTTGGACCAGCAAGGGCGCTTTTCATGGATGAGATATCAACTGGCTTGGACAGCTCAACAACTTTTCAGATTGTGAATTCACTCAGACAGGCAATTCACACTCTTGAAGGGACAGCAGTGATCTCACTCCTCCAGCCAGCACCAGAAACGTATGACCTATTTGATGACATAATTCTCCTGTCAGACGGGCAAGTGGTATATCAAGGTCCCCGTGAAATTGCACTGGAGTTTTTTGAATCTATGGGCTTCAAATGTCCAGAGAGAAAAGGAGTTGCAGACTTCTTACAAGAA GTGACATCAAGGAAAGATCAACAACAGTATTGGGCTAATAAAGACATACCTTATGCTTACATTACTGTCAAGGAATTTGCTGATGCATTTCAGTCATTTCACATTGGTCAGAAACTAGGTGACGAGCTTGCCATTCCATTTGACAAGGCCAAGGGCCACCCTGCTGCTTTGACAACTAAGAAATACGGTGTTGGAAAGAAAGAACTGTTAAAAGCCTGCATATCAAGAGAATTATTGCTGATGAAGAGAAACTCATTCTTCTATATTTTCAAAATGGTTCAG cTTATTGTTGTGGCTCTGTTGATGATGACATTATATCTACAAACTAAGAAGCATCGAAATACTGCAACTACTGGTCAAATTGTTATGGGTGCCCTGTTCTTTACAATATGCACAATAATGTTTAATGGATTCGCAGAGCTTGCCATGACCATCTTGAAACTTCCTGTCTTTTACAAGCAAAGGGACCTTCTCTTTTATCCTTCATGGTCATATGCAGTACCCACATGGATCCTCAAGATTCCAATCACATTTGTAGAAGTAGCCATTTGGGTGTCGATGACTTATTATGTTGTAGGCTTTGAACCAAACTTCACGCG GTTTCTCAAACAATACTTTCTACTTGTGTGCATCAACCAAATGGCTTCTGGACTGTTTCGATTTATTGCAGCACTAGGAAGGAATATGACTGTTGCAAACACGTTTGGAACTTTTGGGCTGCTTCTAGTTATTGTTCTGGGTGGATTTGTTCTGTCAAGag ATGAAGTTAAAAAATGGTGGGCATGGGGTTACTGGATCTCACCTATGATGTATGGCCAGAATGCTATAGCAGTGAATGAATTCTTAGGGAAGAGTTGGAAGCAT gTTCTTCCTAATAACACAGAGCCACTGGGAATTATGGTCTTGAAGTCTCATGGACTATTCCGAGAAGAAAATTGGTTTTGGCTTGGAGTAGGAGCTtcaattggatttgtttttctattcaattttcttttcacctTGGCTCTATCTTATCTCCACC CTTTTGGAAAGCCTCAGGCAGTTATATTAGAAGAAAACTCAGTTGAAAAACATAGTGAcggaaaagaaaagtacattgAACTATCACACAATGAAAGGACCTCGCCTG AAAGAGGAGCTGACTTTCAGAGAAGTTTGTCATCAGAATCATCATttgcagcaagaagcagtaGCAATGAAGTTAATCAGAACAAGAAACAAGGAATGGTTCTTCCATTCGAACCCCGTTCTATCACCTTTGATGATATCAGCTATGCAGTGGACATGCATCAG GGAATGAAAGCTCAAGATGTGACAGAAAATCGACTAAAACTTCTGAAGGGTGTGAGTGGTGCTTTCAGGCCAGGAGTCCTCACAGCTCTAATGGGTGTTAgtggtgctgggaagacaacTCTAATGGATGTTTTGGCTGGGAGGAAAACTGGTGGGTACATCGAAGGTAGCATCATGATATCTGGATACACAAAGAAGCAGGAAACTTTTGCTCGCATATCAGGTTACTGTGAGCAAACGGACATCCACTCTCCTCACATTACGGTGTACGAGTCACTGTTTTACTCTGCATGGCTTCGTCTACCTCTTGAAGTTGATAATACAACCAAAAAG ATGTTTGTTGAGGAAATCATGGACCTTGTGGAGCTGACCTCATTGAGGGAATCAATTGTTGGATTGCCTAGCATTAATGGTCTCTCAACTGAGCAGCGCAAGAGGCTGACAATTGCAACTGAGCTAGTTGCAAACCCATCTATAATATTCATGGATGAGCCAACCTCAGGTCTTGATGCCAGGGCAGCAGCAATAGTGATGAGAACAGTGAGGAACACAGTAGACACTGGAAGAACTGTGGTGTGCACTATCCACCAGCCAAGCATTGATATATTTGATGCCTTTGATGAG CTATATCTTTTGAAAAGTGGAGGAGAAGAAATATATGTCGGCCCAATAGGCCACCGTGCTTCACTTTTGATCAGTTACTTTGAG GGAATCTGGggagttaaaaaaattagagacgGAATTAACCCAGCCACATGGATGTTGGAAGTGACAACTGCAGCACAAGAAGCAGCTTTGGGTGTTAATTTTTCCGATGTATACAATAATTCAGAACTATACAG GAGAAACAAAGCAATGATCAAAGAACTCAGTAAACCTCAGCCAATGTCAAAAGAACTGCACTTCCCAACTCAATACTCACAATCATTTTGGACCCAGTGTAAGGCTTGCCTATGGAAACAGCACTGGTCATATTGGCGAAACCCACAGTACAGTGCAGTAAGGCTATTATTCTCAACTTTCATAGCTTTAATGTTTGGAACAATGTTCTGGGACCTTGGCTCCAAAAG GAGAAGGCAGCAAGACATTTTCAATGCAGTAGGTTCCATGTATGCTTCTTCTCTATTTATTGGGATTCAGAATGCTGCATTGGTGCAGCCAGTAGTGGGTGTTGAGAGAACAGTTTTCTACCGAGAAAGAGCAGCTGGAATGTATTCTGCTTTACCATATGCCTTTGGACAG CTTATGATTGAGCTCCCATACGTTTTCGCTCAGGCTGTCATATATGGAGCGATAGTATATGCCATGATTGGATTTGAGAGCACAGTAACAAAGTTCTTTTGGTATCTCTTCTTTACATACTTCACCTTCTTGTATTTCACATTCTTTGGAATGATGACATTAGCCATCACTCCAAACTATAACATAGCTGCTGTAGTTGCTTCTTTCTTCTATACAATGTGGGACCTCTTCTCAGGATTTATCCTTCCAATAACT TATATACCTGTTTGGTGGAGCTGGTACTATTGGGCATGTCCTTTCGCTTGGACAATGTATGGATTGATTGCTTCACAGTTTGGAGACATCAAAGACAGGCTTGATTCTGGTCAAACAGTAGAAGAATTTCTTAGGAGTTATTTTGGTTTTAGAAATGACTTCCTAGGAGTGGTTTCAATTGTGACTGTAGGAATCACAGTGCTCTTTGGAGTCAGTTTTGCCTTTTCAATAAAGGCTCTCAACTTCCAGAAAAGATGA